In Cryptococcus deuterogattii R265 chromosome 4, complete sequence, a genomic segment contains:
- a CDS encoding 40S ribosomal protein S16: MSSVQTFGKKKTATAVAHVTPGRGLIRLNGSPISLVEPVVLRYKVYEPVLVLGPERFANMDIRLRVKGGGHVSQLYALRQAIAKGVVAFYAKNEDAASAIELKKALVAYDRTLLVADPRRMEPKKFGGRGARARRQKSYR, translated from the exons ATGTCCTCCGTGCAGACATTCGgcaaaaagaag ACTGCCACGGCTGTGGCTCACGTCACTCCTGGCCGAGGCCTCATCCGACTTAACGGGTCCCCCATCTCCCTCGTCGAGCC TGTCGTCCTCCGATACAAGGTCTACGAACccgtcctcgtccttggcCCCGAGAGGTTCGCCAACATGGACATCCGTCTCCGTGTCAAGGGTGGTGGTCACGTATCTCAGCTCTACGCTCTCCGACAGGCTATCGCCAAGGGTGTCGTTGC CTTCTACGCCAAGAACGAGGATGCCGCCTCTGCTATcgagttgaagaaggctctTGTTGCCTACGACCGAACTCTCCTTGTCGCCGACCCCAGGCGGATGGAGCCCAAGAAGTTCGGTGGTCGCGGTGCCCGTGCCAGGAGGCAAAAG TCTTACCGATAA
- a CDS encoding glucose transporter: MKAYLLCVFASFGGIFFGFDSAYMNGVLGMNYFINMMTGLPIPGPNADQATKDAFTLPAWEKSLITSILSAGTFFGAIIAGDLADYFGRRITIISGCVVFIVGCCLQTASSGLGLLVAGRLVSGFGVGFISAIIILYMSEIAPRKVRGAIVSGYQFCITIGLLIASCVCYGTQNRTDSGSYRIPIAVQFAWALILGGGLLLLPESPRWYVKAGKLDDARKALSRVRGQPMDSDYIKDEIAEIIANHEYETELTPNVTYLSSWAACFSGGIRNPGSNLRRTLLGITMQMMQQWTGINFIFYFGTTFFTDLGTISNPFLISLITTLVNVCSTPVSFWTIERFGRRPLLIYGALGMFICEFIVAIIGVAKQGDATVVKAQISFICIYIFFFASTWGPGAWVAIGEIFPLPIRSRGVGLSTASNWLWNCVIAVITPFLVGTDKANLGSKVFFLWGSTCVLCFIYAYLFVWETKGLTLEQVDRMMEECTSPRQSAGWKPHTTFAAEAAHDKPAAEQQEKVGDATSTELLEQV; this comes from the exons ATGAAGGCTTATCTCCTCTGTGTCTTTGCTTCTTTCGGAGGTATCTTTTTCGG CTTCGATTCTGCTTACATGAACGGCGTGTTGGGTATGAATTATTTCATCAACATGATGACCGGTCTTCCTATTCCTGGCCCCAATGCGGATCAAGCCACCAAAGACGCCTTCACTCTGCCAGCTTGGGAGAAGTCTTTGATCacttccattctttccgCTGGAACTTTCTTTGGCGCGATCATCGCTGGTGACCTTGCCGATTACTTCGGTCGAAGGATTACTATCATTTCCGGCTGTGTTGTTTTTATTGTTGGTTGCTGTCTGCAAACTGCTTCATCGGGTCTTGGTTTG CTGGTGGCCGGTCGTCTTGTCTCTGGCTTTGGGGTCGGTTTTATTTCAGctatcatcattctttACATGTCGGAGATCGCTCCTAGGAAG GTTCGAGGTGCCATCGTCTCTGGCTACCAGTTTTGTATCACTATTGGCTTGCTTATTGCCTCTTGTGTATGTTACGGCACTCAGAACCGTACCGATAGCGGGTCATATCGTATCCCCATTGCCGTCCAGTTTGCTTGGGC CCTTATCCTTGGTGGTGGCCTTTTGTTACTTCCAGAATCCCCTCGTTGGTATGTCAAAGCCGGCAAGCTAGACGACGCCAGAAAAGCCCTGTCTCGAGTTCGAGGACAGCCCATGGATTCCGACTACATCAAGGATGAAATCGCTGAGATCATCGCCAACCACGAGTACGAGACAGAGCTTACACCCAATGTGACTTACCTCTCCTCTTGGGCTGCCTGTTTCTCTGGTGGTATCCGCAATCCTGGATCCAATCTCCGACGAACGCTTCTCGGTATTACGATGCAAATGATGCAGCAGTGGACTGGTATCAA cttcatcttctacttTGGAACTACCTTCTTTACCGACCTTGGGACTATTTCGAACCCTTTCTTGATCTCTCTCATCACTACTTTAGTCAACGTCTGCTCTACACCCGTATCCTTCTGGACTATCGAGCGATTTGGACGACGACCCCTTCTTATCTATGGTGCTCTCGGTATGTTCATCTGCGAGTTCATTGTTGCTATCATTGGTGTCGCCAAGCAAGGGGACGCCACAGTCGTTAAGGCTCAGatctctttcatctgcatttacatcttcttcttcgcgtCAACTTGGGGTCCAGGTGCTTGGGTTGCCATTGGAGAAATCTTCCCTTTGCCTATCAGGTCTCGAGGGGTTGGACTCTCCACCGCTTCCAACTGGCTCTGGAACTGTGTGATCGCTGTGATTACACCTTTCCTTGTCGGGACAGATAAAGCC AATCTCGGTTCGAAAGTCTTTTTCCTCTGGGGTTCAACCTGCGTCCTATGCTTTATCTACGCCTATCTCTTTGTATGGGAGACCAAGGGCCTTACTTTGGAGCAGGTGGACCGTATGATGGAGGAATGCACTAGTCCAAGGCAATCTGCAGGCTGGAAACCTCACACTACTTTTGCTGCTGAGGCCGCCCACGACAAGCCTGCGGCTGAACAACAAGAGAAGGTCGGTGATGCCACCTCGACCGAGCTCCTTGAGCAGGTCTAG